A genome region from Halorussus pelagicus includes the following:
- a CDS encoding glycosyltransferase family 4 protein, producing the protein MRVSHYFEWEEYITGGHAQSVDNQRKIMDRHGIEYTAEPTLDADLLHLNNMGPKSLYYAKRARRADVPVLVHTHQTAEDFEESFAFSNALAKPMKPYLRYAYSLADHLVCPSEYNRRVIEEYADAPKTVVSNGFDPAKVEGYDDPDLRQKYLDRYDLDPPVIFNVGHVIKRKGLEAFVETARQMPDLDFVWFGFLNPAGGELDRFLKSKDTKRLVESAPDNCQFTGYVEDIEGAFAAGDAFFWPSKNENEGIALLEAMSCGKPLVIRDIPTYDWLDDETHCLKASDESADAATAADEFADALDRLRDPDLRERLGDAAAEKSREFELDAVGEDLVSLYRKLA; encoded by the coding sequence ATGCGAGTGAGCCACTACTTCGAGTGGGAGGAGTACATCACGGGCGGCCACGCCCAGTCGGTGGACAACCAGCGCAAGATTATGGACCGCCACGGTATCGAGTACACCGCCGAACCGACGCTCGACGCCGACCTGCTCCACCTCAACAACATGGGACCGAAATCGCTCTACTACGCCAAGCGCGCCCGGCGCGCCGACGTGCCGGTCCTCGTTCACACCCACCAGACCGCCGAGGACTTCGAGGAGAGTTTCGCGTTCTCGAACGCCCTCGCCAAGCCGATGAAGCCCTATCTGCGCTACGCCTACTCGCTGGCCGACCACCTCGTCTGCCCCTCCGAGTACAACCGGCGGGTCATCGAGGAGTACGCCGACGCGCCCAAGACGGTCGTCAGCAACGGGTTCGACCCCGCGAAAGTCGAGGGCTACGACGACCCGGACCTCCGGCAGAAATATCTGGACCGCTACGACCTCGACCCGCCCGTAATCTTCAACGTCGGCCACGTCATCAAGCGCAAGGGACTGGAAGCGTTCGTCGAGACCGCCCGCCAGATGCCCGACCTCGATTTCGTCTGGTTCGGCTTCCTCAACCCCGCGGGTGGCGAACTCGACCGCTTCCTCAAGAGCAAGGACACCAAGCGACTCGTCGAGAGCGCGCCCGACAACTGCCAGTTCACGGGCTACGTCGAGGACATCGAGGGCGCGTTCGCGGCGGGCGACGCGTTCTTCTGGCCGAGCAAGAACGAAAACGAGGGCATCGCGCTGCTGGAAGCGATGTCCTGTGGCAAACCGCTGGTCATCCGCGACATCCCGACCTACGACTGGTTGGACGACGAGACTCACTGCTTGAAAGCCAGCGACGAGTCGGCCGACGCCGCGACGGCCGCCGACGAGTTCGCCGACGCGCTGGACCGACTCCGGGACCCCGACCTGCGGGAACGACTCGGCGACGCCGCGGCCGAGAAGAGCCGCGAGTTCGAACTCGACGCGGTCGGCGAAGACCTCGTGTCGCTGTACCGAAAGCTGGCCTGA
- a CDS encoding glycosyltransferase, protein MERVAAFTDTYLPTVNGVTYTIESWRDRWERAGGRMDVVYPGADGHRPSDGEHPVGSLPLPFYDGFRLGTPTVPEAVRDVEVVHAHTPFNIGLGGLRLARKRDVPLVASYHTPTSEYAAYISPTDSIASLVGRVSEAYERWFYGRADAVLVPSGATRDHLKTEVGVDTDVEVVPNGIDTERFRPVDTDEFLARYDLGNERPLVGYTGRHGYEKRLPELVAAAADMDVTVVFGGDGPAREKLESQAADLGADARFLGFLDREELPAFYSALDVFAFPSPVETQGLVALEANACGTPVVGANAGALANTIEDGETGYHYESGNIDEFKAAIRRTLADRDDLRERCLARRDDVSVEHAVQKLESIYDRIR, encoded by the coding sequence ATGGAACGGGTCGCCGCGTTCACAGACACCTACCTCCCGACGGTCAACGGCGTGACCTACACCATCGAGTCGTGGCGCGACCGGTGGGAGCGAGCAGGTGGCCGCATGGACGTGGTTTACCCCGGCGCTGACGGCCACCGTCCGAGCGACGGCGAACACCCGGTCGGGAGCCTTCCGCTTCCGTTCTACGACGGATTCCGACTCGGCACGCCGACGGTGCCCGAGGCGGTCCGCGACGTGGAAGTCGTCCACGCCCACACGCCGTTCAACATCGGTCTCGGCGGCCTGCGTCTCGCTCGGAAACGGGACGTGCCGCTGGTGGCGTCCTACCACACGCCGACCAGCGAGTACGCCGCTTACATCTCGCCGACCGACTCCATCGCGTCGCTGGTCGGCCGGGTCTCGGAAGCCTACGAGCGGTGGTTCTACGGCCGGGCTGACGCGGTACTGGTACCATCCGGGGCGACCCGCGACCACCTGAAGACGGAGGTCGGCGTGGACACCGACGTAGAGGTGGTTCCCAACGGTATCGACACCGAACGATTCCGCCCGGTTGACACCGACGAGTTCCTCGCTCGCTACGACCTCGGAAACGAGCGACCGCTCGTGGGCTACACCGGGCGACACGGCTACGAGAAGCGTCTCCCGGAACTCGTCGCGGCGGCGGCCGACATGGACGTGACGGTCGTCTTCGGTGGCGACGGCCCGGCCCGCGAGAAATTGGAGTCCCAAGCGGCCGACCTCGGGGCTGACGCTCGGTTCCTCGGCTTTCTCGACCGCGAGGAACTGCCCGCGTTCTACTCGGCGCTCGATGTCTTCGCCTTCCCGAGTCCAGTCGAGACGCAGGGACTCGTCGCGTTGGAGGCCAACGCCTGCGGGACGCCCGTGGTGGGCGCGAACGCGGGCGCGCTCGCCAACACAATCGAGGACGGAGAGACGGGCTATCACTACGAGAGCGGGAACATCGACGAGTTCAAAGCCGCGATTCGCCGGACGCTGGCCGACCGCGACGACCTCCGCGAGCGGTGTCTGGCCCGGCGCGACGACGTGAGCGTCGAACACGCGGTCCAAAAGCTAGAGAGCATCTACGACCGCATCCGGTAG
- a CDS encoding ATP-binding protein gives MTISVAAISAGFNALPGQAAVLDRSGYILITNRAWREFAVADGPKGDHVGENYLSVCDASEDGTGLGLAIVEQVVDAHDWTIDVTESASNAAIADARQVTPDGGRESPASPRNRGARFEVAF, from the coding sequence ATGACAATCTCAGTCGCCGCCATCAGTGCGGGGTTCAACGCGCTTCCGGGCCAAGCCGCCGTGCTGGACCGGTCGGGCTACATCCTCATCACGAATCGGGCGTGGCGGGAGTTCGCAGTTGCGGACGGTCCCAAGGGAGACCACGTCGGGGAGAACTATCTGTCGGTCTGCGACGCGAGCGAGGACGGGACCGGACTCGGCTTGGCAATCGTCGAGCAGGTCGTCGATGCCCACGACTGGACGATAGATGTGACAGAGAGCGCGTCTAACGCGGCGATCGCCGACGCGCGACAAGTGACGCCCGACGGCGGCCGGGAGTCCCCGGCGTCACCGCGCAACCGGGGCGCGCGCTTCGAGGTGGCGTTTTAA
- a CDS encoding HD domain-containing protein, translating to MSESETEESDDVSRTYDPDAEHAFPDERLNEVLAVVREDPEIQTYLDAQNVNAVTRKGYNDHGRKHIEIVRNRALSLYDLLKQGGVGFNGASEQGLDEADESVIVALAATIHDIGHVVHRDEHAYWSIPLAADILDRILPQFDFYDTEEVVRVKGEVLHAILCHHTEEDPLTTEAGVVRVADALDMEEGRSRMPYEKGGRGIDTVSSQAIQRVSLRQGDTVPVLVEIEMLNAAGVYQIDNLLKAKLRDSGLEDDIRIIAVNIREGENNLVERVEL from the coding sequence ATGAGTGAGTCAGAGACCGAGGAATCCGACGACGTGAGTCGCACCTATGACCCCGACGCTGAACACGCCTTCCCCGACGAGCGTCTGAACGAGGTGTTAGCGGTCGTCCGCGAGGACCCCGAGATTCAGACGTACCTCGACGCCCAAAACGTCAACGCCGTCACGCGGAAGGGGTACAACGACCACGGCAGAAAGCACATCGAAATCGTCCGAAATCGCGCGCTGTCGCTGTACGACTTGCTGAAGCAGGGCGGCGTCGGGTTCAACGGCGCGTCCGAGCAGGGACTCGACGAGGCCGACGAGAGCGTCATCGTCGCGCTCGCGGCGACCATCCACGACATCGGCCACGTCGTCCACCGCGACGAACACGCCTACTGGTCGATTCCCTTGGCGGCAGACATCCTCGACCGCATCCTCCCCCAGTTCGACTTCTACGACACCGAGGAGGTCGTCCGAGTCAAGGGCGAGGTCCTCCACGCGATTCTCTGTCACCACACCGAGGAGGACCCGCTCACGACCGAAGCGGGCGTCGTCCGAGTCGCCGATGCCCTCGACATGGAGGAGGGCCGGTCGCGCATGCCCTACGAGAAGGGCGGCCGAGGCATCGACACCGTCTCCAGTCAGGCCATCCAGCGCGTCTCGCTGCGACAGGGCGACACCGTACCCGTCCTCGTGGAGATAGAGATGCTGAACGCCGCGGGCGTCTATCAGATCGACAACCTACTGAAGGCGAAACTCCGCGATTCGGGGCTGGAGGACGACATCCGCATCATCGCGGTCAACATCCGCGAGGGCGAGAACAATCTGGTCGAGCGCGTCGAGCTTTAA
- a CDS encoding redoxin domain-containing protein, which translates to MVTVGDAAPDFTAPLANGDVEEFTLSETLDDAPIVLAFFPGAFTGVCTTEMATFEEKLDEFEDATVYGVSVDAPFSLNEFRDQQGLSFGIISDSNKEIIDDYDVEMDFADMGYYGVAKRAVFVVNSDGEVTYEWVSDDPGVEPDYDEVADAAEAAE; encoded by the coding sequence ATGGTTACAGTCGGAGACGCCGCGCCTGATTTCACCGCACCGCTCGCAAACGGCGATGTCGAGGAGTTCACGCTCTCGGAGACCCTTGACGACGCGCCAATCGTCCTCGCGTTCTTCCCCGGCGCGTTCACCGGGGTCTGCACCACCGAGATGGCTACCTTCGAGGAGAAGTTGGACGAGTTCGAGGACGCCACCGTCTACGGCGTCAGCGTGGATGCGCCGTTCTCGCTCAACGAGTTCCGCGACCAGCAGGGCCTGAGTTTCGGCATCATCAGCGACTCGAACAAGGAGATAATCGACGACTACGACGTAGAGATGGACTTCGCCGACATGGGCTACTACGGCGTCGCCAAGCGCGCGGTCTTCGTCGTGAACAGCGACGGCGAGGTCACGTATGAGTGGGTCAGCGACGACCCCGGCGTCGAACCTGACTACGACGAAGTCGCCGACGCCGCCGAAGCGGCCGAGTAA
- a CDS encoding Sec-independent protein translocase subunit TatA/TatB gives MVEMIPLFGPIPGGMEMMVILLIAVLLFGANKIPKLARSTGEAMGEFKKGRQEVEEELQEMQESGTESLNADSEPATDSTVDAETDTNTK, from the coding sequence ATGGTAGAGATGATTCCACTATTCGGGCCGATTCCGGGCGGAATGGAGATGATGGTCATCCTCCTCATCGCCGTCCTGCTGTTCGGCGCGAACAAGATTCCCAAACTCGCGCGCTCGACGGGCGAGGCCATGGGCGAGTTCAAGAAAGGTCGTCAGGAAGTCGAAGAAGAACTCCAAGAGATGCAGGAAAGCGGCACGGAGTCGCTCAACGCCGACAGCGAACCGGCAACTGACTCGACCGTTGACGCCGAGACCGATACGAACACCAAATAA
- the hpt gene encoding hypoxanthine/guanine phosphoribosyltransferase: protein MEKLKQSLLDAPIIEKDGYHYFVHPISDGIPVLEPGLLREIVIQIIRKAELEDVDKIVTPAAMGIHISTAVSLMTDIPLVVIRKREYGLEGEVALSQQTGYSENEMYVNNVHEGDRVLLLDDVLSTGGTMKAITEALEHIGADVADVVAVIKKEGPNELDDTDYNVKTLINVDVQDGEVVITDEHGDG from the coding sequence ATGGAAAAGCTGAAGCAGTCCTTGCTCGACGCGCCAATCATCGAGAAAGACGGCTACCACTACTTCGTCCATCCCATCAGCGACGGGATTCCGGTTCTCGAACCCGGACTGCTCCGGGAAATCGTCATCCAGATTATCCGGAAAGCGGAGCTAGAAGACGTGGACAAAATCGTCACCCCGGCGGCGATGGGTATCCACATCTCGACCGCGGTCTCGCTGATGACCGACATCCCGCTGGTCGTCATCCGCAAGCGCGAGTACGGACTCGAAGGGGAAGTCGCGCTCTCCCAGCAGACCGGCTACTCCGAAAACGAGATGTACGTCAACAACGTCCACGAGGGCGACCGCGTCCTCCTGCTCGACGACGTACTCAGCACCGGCGGTACGATGAAGGCCATCACGGAGGCGCTCGAACATATCGGCGCGGACGTGGCCGACGTGGTCGCGGTCATCAAGAAGGAAGGGCCGAACGAACTCGACGACACCGACTACAACGTGAAGACGCTCATCAACGTGGACGTGCAGGACGGCGAAGTCGTCATCACGGACGAACACGGCGACGGATAG